The Candidatus Binatia bacterium genome contains the following window.
GGTCAGGGTGACGTAGGGGTGGGGCGGGGTTACGAGACGAGTTCGATTACCGAGAGTTCGGCTGCGTCGCCCGAGCGGACGCGGGTCTTCGTGATCCGCGTGTAACCGCCGGAGCGTCCCTTGAGAGCCGGCGCGATCTGCTCGACGAGTTTCTTGACGACTGCGGGTTCCGTGATGTACTCGGCGAGGAGGCGACGCGCGGCGAGGTCGCCGGCCATCGCCGTCGTGATGAGCCGCTCGGCGACGCGGCTGATCTCCTTCGCCTTCGTCGAGGTCGTCTCGATCTTCTCGTGCTTGAAGAGCGAGGTCGCGAGGTTGCGCAGCAGCGCGCGACGGTGGCCGTCGGTCCGCGAAAGGCGTTTGTATGCGATCTTATGCGGCAT
Protein-coding sequences here:
- the rplQ gene encoding 50S ribosomal protein L17, yielding MAYKRLSRTDGHRRALLRNLATSLFKHEKIETTSTKAKEISRVAERLITTAMAGDLAARRLLAEYITEPAVVKKLVEQIAPALKGRSGGYTRITKTRVRSGDAAELSVIELVS